The genomic stretch GAGCGTTGATCCTATCCGCTATCGCCTGTCGTGGTTTCGCTGAAAATGAAAAACCGGAAGAGGCAGTGCCTATTGCAAAAGACTGTCTCAATTGGCTAATCTCCTTAGGTCTGGACGACGATTTGAGCGAGTGGGAGAGAGCGTTGCTGCAAGCCCCGTTAGGGAGCCTTTCCAGTCGAGACAAGAATAACGCGAGTTGGCTCAGTGAAGCTGTCGCCGTATTAGCTTGGTCACTTGGAAAGGCTGATTTGCCCTTGTTTGACAAGCAATGTGACCCTGCCGGGGTGGCAAACGGCCTCGGCTTTCTTCAACCTGCTGGGGAAACAATCTTGAATAATCCCGCATTGCTTTCCCCTGACGAGCTAGGTGATTACAACGAGTTCATTTACAATTTGCATTGGCGACTTCGCAGTTTTTCAATCAATAAACAGAAATATGATTTTGAGTCGTTAGCTCGTAAGGCTTGGGGAGAGCCAGTCGCGAAATATGGGCTTCAGTTTTTGGAAAAAGACCTGTCTCTTGGTGGCGTTCCGATAACACAAGCACAGGAAGTTACGTGGCGCACAGTCTTGAGCATTACACAAGAGAGGCACCGGGCTTCAAATTGGCTGACTGGTTATGCCTCGGAAGATTTTTACGAAGTGACGACGGATACATAGATAGTTCGGCTTCGTTCAGCGAGTTGGAGCATCCGTCCGGGAATTAATGTGTTCGGGCGTTCGGACAATAAAGGCTCCTGACAGCCGGAGGCGATTATCGGATGGCGGGCCGGGAGGTCGGGGCCGCAATCCCACTCCCCACGCGAAGGACGTTCCCTAGCCCGCCAGCAGCCCATCGCACCCGAACAACCGAAGACAAAACCGACCTAAGCGGCTGCCGCGATGAACACTTCCCCCAAAAAAAGCCTTTGGTTCCCGCATGTCATTTCCGAATACTCATGCCGCCAATGCGGGCACGTCCATTCCCTGTCTGCCCCGATGCTCTCCCGTCTTCATGCCATTGCGACCATCGTCGCATCACTCCCCCTCTCGTTTATTTTGGCGAGTCCACCTTGGAACCTCTCTTGGTATAATGGAGTGGGGATCTTCGCCGGAGAGACTCTTACTCTCTTCGCCGCAGGCTGGCTTATCGGCCTGCTGCAGTCGGTGCGTCATGCACACAATACTCGCCAATGCCGAAGCTGTGGGGGCCCCATGATGTTCTGCGGTCGCCATTTTCCCGGAAACGGCCACATCCAAAGAATCGATAAAGCCGTTTTCCTCCTGTTCTTCGGGATCAACGCAACCCTTTGGGTTCTCTTGTAGAATCGAGTGCCGTTATTCTCGGCCCCCACCCCACCCTTGCGTCTCCCCCCCCGCTCGTAAATAATCCCCCCCACCCATGCGCCCCTCCCTGTTCGCCGCCCTCTCCCTCCGCCTGGGCGCGTTGTGGTCCGAGGTGGGCCATGCGCCGGTCGCCCCGTCGCTCATCTCGGGGATGATCGTCGCGATGATGGCCTCGGTCATGGGGGTTTCCTTCGCCGCACTGGTGTTCGGCGGGGAGCTTTCGGGGTGGATTCCCTATGGGGTCAGCCTTTTCCTGCTCGGTGCGCTTCTGCTCGGCGGCGGCACGGCGCTCCTCAGCGCCTTTCCCGGGAGCATCACGGTTCCCCAGGATCGCTTCTTCCCGATCCTCGGCCTGATGGCGGTCGGCATGACGGCGACGCTGCACGGGGCGGCGTCGCCCGACGACATCGCCCGGACGGTCCTCGCGACGATCGCCATCGCCTCCCTCCTCACCGGCCTCGCCTTCTACCTCCTGGGCCGGTTCGGCCTCGGCAACCTGATCCGCTTCATTCCCTATCCGGTGGTCGGCGGGTTCCTGGCGGGGTCGGGCTGGCTCCTCTTCTCGGGATCGTTCCGGGTGATGACGGGGAGCACCCTCGCGCTGGCCTCGCTCCCGGCCCTGGGCCGCCCGGAGACGGCGGCGCTGTGGGTTCCGGGCCTCCTCTTCGGCACCGTCCTGTGGGCGGTCCTCCGGTGGCGGCCCCACGTCCTCGCCGTCCCGACGCTGCTGGCGGTCGGCGTCGGCCTCTTTTACCTCGCGGTCGCGCTGCTCCACCTGCCGCTGGCCCACATGCGGGAGACGGGCTGGCTGCTGAAGAGCCTCCCCTCGGTGCCGGTGACGGAGCTGCACGGCCTCTTCGCGGCGCGCGGCGTCCACTGGGAGGTCGTCGCGGCGCAGGGCGGCTTCCTCTCCGCGCTCCTCCTCACCGCCGTGATCTCCCTGCTGCTCAACATCACCGCCATCGAGCTGACCGCCGACCGGGAGATCGACCTGAACGCGGAGCTCCGCGTCGCCGGATGGGTCAACCTCGCGGGGGGCGTCGCCGGATCGTCCCCGGGGTTCCTCGGCCTCAGCCTCACCCGGCTCCCGCTGAGTTTCGGGGCCTCCAACCGGCTGACCGGGCTGGTCTACGCGGCCTGCTGCGGGGCGATCCTCCTCTGCGGCACGGCGTTCCTTTCCTACATCCCGAAGTTCGTCCTCGGCGGCTTCCTCCTCTACCTCGGCCTCTCGATGCTGATGGAATGGATCGTCGACGGGCGGCGGCAGCTCCCGGCGGCCGACTACGGCGTGATGCTGCTCATCCTGATCGTGATCGGGACGGTCGGCTACCTGCAGGGGATCGCGGTGGGGATCGTCGCCGCGTCGGCGCTCTTCATCGTCGGCTATGGCCGGGTGAGCGTGGTGGCCCGCCGCCTGACGGGGGCCGAGCAGCGGAGCAACGTCGACCGCGCCGAGGCCGACACCCATCTCCTCCAGGAGAAGGGGCGGGGGCTCCTCATCCTGAAGCTCCAGGGCTTCATCTTCTTCGGCAGCGCGAACAAGCTCTACGACACGGCGCGGGACCGCCTCGCCCTGCCCGGCGAGGAGCCGCTCCGCTTCGTCCTCCTCGACCTGGGGCAGGTCACCGGCCTCGACTCCTCGGCCCTCCTCAGCCTCGTGAAGATGCGGAAGCTGGGGGCGAAGCGGGGCTTCCGCCTCGTCCTGGTCGTCTCCCCGGCCTCGGCGCGGCTCCGCGCCCAGATCGAGGCGGGCGGCCTCCTGAACGCCGACGGCGCCCGCCTCTTCCCCGACCGGGACCACGGCCTCGAATGGTGCGAGGACGAGATCCTGAACGAGGTCCGCCTCGGATCGGGCATCGAGGTCCGCGAGGAGGACGTCCCGCTCCTCCTCTACCTGCAGCGGCACTGGCCCGCCGACTCGAACCCGACGCGGCTCGACCGGTACCTGGAACGGGTCGGCGTCTCGGCCGGGGAGCCGCTCTTCCGCCAGGGCGAGCCGTCGCGGGAACTTTACTTCGTCGAGGAGGGCCGGGTGCGCGTCGAGCTCGAGCTGGGCGACGGGCGGGTGATCCGCCTGCGGAGCCTGCTGAAGGGAACGGTGGTCGGGGAACTCGGCTTCTACCTCCACTCCGCCCGCGGGGCGACGGTCCGCGCCGAGACCGCCTGCACCCTGCGCCGCCTCACCGACGAGGGGCTGAGGCGGATGGAGGCGGAGGAGCCCGGCGCGGCCCTCGTGTTCCACCATTACATGAGCCGCTTCCTCGCCGACCGGATGACCTATACGAACCGGGCGCTCCAGGCGGCGCTCGAATAGGGGAGCGGCCCCGGCCCCGCTCAGGCGGCGGGCTTCGCCCAGCGGATCGCCGCCAGCGCCAGCGCGTCGATGGTGTCGATCAGCGGGACGGCGATGTCGTGGTGCGGCCCCGCCTGGATGCCGAGCGGGATTTCGGTGCAGCCCAGCACCACGGCGAGGGCTCCCCGGGAGGCGAGCAGCTCGGCGGTCTCGGCGAGCGGGGCGTACGATTCCGCGAGGCGGTTGGCCTTCACCGAGGCGATGGCGGGCGAGACCAGGCGGGCGGTCTCCGC from Verrucomicrobium sp. GAS474 encodes the following:
- a CDS encoding DUF4272 domain-containing protein yields the protein MEDQEYIEPPPPCAERVARRALILSAIACRGFAENEKPEEAVPIAKDCLNWLISLGLDDDLSEWERALLQAPLGSLSSRDKNNASWLSEAVAVLAWSLGKADLPLFDKQCDPAGVANGLGFLQPAGETILNNPALLSPDELGDYNEFIYNLHWRLRSFSINKQKYDFESLARKAWGEPVAKYGLQFLEKDLSLGGVPITQAQEVTWRTVLSITQERHRASNWLTGYASEDFYEVTTDT
- a CDS encoding SulP family inorganic anion transporter, which codes for MRPSLFAALSLRLGALWSEVGHAPVAPSLISGMIVAMMASVMGVSFAALVFGGELSGWIPYGVSLFLLGALLLGGGTALLSAFPGSITVPQDRFFPILGLMAVGMTATLHGAASPDDIARTVLATIAIASLLTGLAFYLLGRFGLGNLIRFIPYPVVGGFLAGSGWLLFSGSFRVMTGSTLALASLPALGRPETAALWVPGLLFGTVLWAVLRWRPHVLAVPTLLAVGVGLFYLAVALLHLPLAHMRETGWLLKSLPSVPVTELHGLFAARGVHWEVVAAQGGFLSALLLTAVISLLLNITAIELTADREIDLNAELRVAGWVNLAGGVAGSSPGFLGLSLTRLPLSFGASNRLTGLVYAACCGAILLCGTAFLSYIPKFVLGGFLLYLGLSMLMEWIVDGRRQLPAADYGVMLLILIVIGTVGYLQGIAVGIVAASALFIVGYGRVSVVARRLTGAEQRSNVDRAEADTHLLQEKGRGLLILKLQGFIFFGSANKLYDTARDRLALPGEEPLRFVLLDLGQVTGLDSSALLSLVKMRKLGAKRGFRLVLVVSPASARLRAQIEAGGLLNADGARLFPDRDHGLEWCEDEILNEVRLGSGIEVREEDVPLLLYLQRHWPADSNPTRLDRYLERVGVSAGEPLFRQGEPSRELYFVEEGRVRVELELGDGRVIRLRSLLKGTVVGELGFYLHSARGATVRAETACTLRRLTDEGLRRMEAEEPGAALVFHHYMSRFLADRMTYTNRALQAALE